The following coding sequences lie in one Candidatus Deferrimicrobiaceae bacterium genomic window:
- a CDS encoding MlaA family lipoprotein, with translation MRGSGGSFDPARNDFHLSPRDEDLGQTFGKYGAGHGLYIVLPLLRPSSLRDAIGPAGDSFLDPVNYAGDTEVIVGIKAFKAENEVSIRIGEYEDLTKSAIDPYVAVRDAYSQYRAKKVKE, from the coding sequence ACGATTTCCACCTCTCCCCCCGGGACGAGGACCTCGGACAGACCTTCGGGAAATACGGGGCCGGGCACGGACTGTACATCGTTTTGCCGCTGCTCAGGCCCTCGAGCCTGCGCGACGCGATCGGGCCGGCGGGGGATTCCTTCCTGGATCCGGTCAACTACGCGGGGGACACCGAGGTAATCGTCGGCATCAAGGCGTTCAAGGCGGAGAACGAGGTGTCTATCCGGATCGGGGAATACGAGGATCTCACGAAGTCGGCCATCGACCCGTACGTCGCGGTGCGGGACGCCTACTCCCAATACCGGGCGAAGAAGGTGAAGGAATAA